The Rhizobium sp. BT03 genome has a window encoding:
- a CDS encoding O-succinylhomoserine sulfhydrylase, with the protein MSKTWRPATQLVHGGTLRSQYGETSEAIYLTQGFVYDTSEAAEARFKGETDGYIYARYGSPTNDMFEKRMCMLEGAEDARATASGMAAVSAAILCQVKAGDHIVAARALFGSCRWVVETLAPKYGVECTLVDGRDLANWEKAIRPNTKVFFLESPTNPTLEVVDIAGVAKLANQIGAKVVVDNVFATPLFQKPLELGAHIVVYSATKHIDGQGRCLGGVVLADKAWIDENLHDYFRHTGPAMSPFNAWTLLKGIETLPLRVRQQTQNAAKIADFLAEQGKVAKVIYPGRKDHPQADIIAKQMTGGSTLVAFELKGGKEAAFALQNALEIIKISNNLGDSKSLITHPATTTHKNLSEEARAELGISPGTVRLSAGIEDTDDLIEDFTKALAKVSA; encoded by the coding sequence ATGAGCAAGACCTGGCGCCCGGCAACCCAACTCGTCCACGGCGGAACCTTGCGTTCGCAATATGGCGAGACGTCCGAGGCAATCTATCTCACGCAGGGCTTCGTCTATGACACGTCGGAAGCGGCCGAAGCCCGCTTCAAGGGCGAGACGGACGGCTACATCTACGCCCGCTACGGCAGCCCGACCAACGACATGTTCGAAAAGCGCATGTGCATGCTCGAAGGCGCCGAAGACGCCCGCGCCACCGCTTCCGGCATGGCGGCCGTCAGCGCGGCCATCCTCTGCCAGGTCAAAGCCGGTGACCATATCGTTGCCGCGCGCGCCCTCTTCGGCTCCTGCCGCTGGGTGGTGGAAACATTGGCGCCGAAATACGGCGTCGAATGCACGCTGGTTGACGGCCGGGATCTTGCCAACTGGGAAAAGGCGATCCGGCCGAACACCAAAGTGTTCTTCCTGGAAAGCCCGACCAACCCGACGCTCGAGGTGGTCGATATCGCAGGCGTCGCCAAGCTTGCCAACCAGATCGGCGCCAAGGTGGTCGTCGACAATGTCTTTGCGACGCCGCTCTTCCAGAAGCCGCTGGAACTCGGCGCCCATATCGTCGTCTATTCCGCCACCAAGCATATCGACGGCCAGGGCCGGTGCCTCGGCGGCGTCGTTCTGGCCGACAAGGCGTGGATCGACGAGAACCTGCACGACTATTTCCGCCATACCGGCCCGGCCATGTCGCCGTTCAATGCCTGGACGCTGCTGAAGGGCATCGAGACGCTGCCGCTGCGCGTCAGGCAGCAGACGCAGAATGCGGCGAAGATCGCCGATTTCCTGGCCGAGCAAGGCAAGGTCGCCAAAGTGATCTATCCCGGCCGCAAGGACCATCCGCAGGCCGATATCATCGCCAAGCAGATGACCGGCGGCTCGACCCTCGTCGCTTTCGAGCTGAAGGGCGGCAAGGAGGCGGCCTTCGCGCTGCAGAACGCGCTCGAGATCATCAAGATTTCCAACAATCTCGGCGACAGCAAGAGCCTGATCACCCATCCGGCGACGACGACCCACAAGAACCTGTCGGAGGAGGCGCGCGCCGAACTCGGCATTTCCCCGGGCACCGTCCGCCTTTCGGCCGGCATCGAGGATACCGACGACCTGATCGAGGATTTCACCAAGGCGCTTGCCAAGGTTTCGGCCTGA
- the apaG gene encoding Co2+/Mg2+ efflux protein ApaG, whose protein sequence is MYRALTKDIEVVVEPFYLEEQSDPDDDRYVWGYRIVISNNSGIAVRLVNRYWNITDQNGVVDEVTGPGVVGEQPRLSPGDTYEYSSGCPLDTPSGLMFGHYQMETDEGEMFDVDIPAFSLDSPGLLRVLN, encoded by the coding sequence ATGTATCGCGCCCTCACAAAAGATATCGAAGTCGTCGTCGAGCCATTTTATCTGGAGGAGCAATCCGATCCGGACGACGATCGTTACGTCTGGGGTTACCGGATTGTCATCAGCAACAATTCCGGCATCGCCGTGCGCCTGGTCAACCGCTACTGGAACATCACCGACCAGAACGGCGTGGTGGACGAGGTGACCGGCCCCGGCGTCGTCGGCGAACAGCCGCGGCTCAGCCCCGGCGACACCTACGAATATTCCTCCGGCTGCCCGCTCGACACGCCCTCCGGCCTGATGTTCGGCCATTACCAGATGGAGACGGATGAAGGCGAAATGTTCGATGTCGACATCCCTGCCTTCTCGCTGGATTCACCGGGGCTGCTGCGCGTGCTCAACTGA
- a CDS encoding IS256 family transposase, which translates to MTDDMMNLRSLVEKSADADLLREMIGFAAEKLMALEVGTKTGAGYGEKNGFRLAQRNGYRDRDWETRAGTVELRIPKLRTGSYFPSFLEPRRMAEKALTAVIQEAYIQGVSTRSVDDLVKAMGMSGISKSQVSRLCEEIDEKVKAFLDRPIEGEWPYLWIDATYLKVRRGGRIVSVAVIIAVGVNTDGRREVLGMEIGTSEAEAIWTEFLRKLTRRGLRGVKLVVSDAHEGIKAAVSKVLCATWQRCRVHFMRNALAHAGKSGRRVVSAFIATAFAQDTPEAASTQWRNVADQIRPKVPKLASLMDNAEQDVLAYMTFPKQHWAKLHSTNPIERLNGEIKRRTEVVGIFPNDDAIVRLVGALLLEQNDEWAVQRSRYMTLETIATMSDDPLISLPAAS; encoded by the coding sequence ATGACCGACGACATGATGAACCTACGCTCACTCGTTGAGAAGAGCGCTGACGCCGATTTGCTGCGCGAGATGATCGGCTTTGCTGCCGAGAAACTGATGGCGCTGGAAGTCGGCACGAAGACCGGTGCGGGCTATGGCGAGAAGAATGGCTTTCGACTTGCCCAGCGCAACGGCTACCGCGACCGAGACTGGGAGACGCGGGCGGGCACCGTCGAGCTGCGCATTCCCAAGCTTCGTACCGGCAGCTATTTCCCGAGCTTCCTTGAACCACGCCGTATGGCCGAGAAGGCTCTGACGGCGGTTATTCAGGAGGCCTATATCCAGGGCGTTTCGACCCGCTCGGTTGATGACCTCGTCAAGGCGATGGGCATGTCGGGCATTTCCAAGAGCCAGGTCTCCCGGCTGTGCGAGGAGATCGACGAGAAGGTGAAGGCCTTTCTCGACCGGCCTATCGAGGGCGAATGGCCCTATCTGTGGATCGATGCTACCTACCTGAAGGTCCGGCGTGGCGGGCGCATCGTCTCTGTTGCAGTCATCATCGCCGTCGGCGTCAACACCGACGGCCGACGCGAAGTGCTCGGCATGGAGATCGGCACGTCCGAGGCCGAGGCGATCTGGACGGAATTCCTGCGCAAGCTGACCAGGCGGGGTCTGCGTGGCGTCAAGCTCGTCGTCTCCGATGCCCATGAGGGCATCAAAGCCGCAGTATCGAAGGTGCTCTGCGCCACCTGGCAGCGCTGCAGGGTCCACTTCATGCGCAATGCTTTGGCCCATGCTGGAAAGAGCGGACGGCGCGTCGTCTCCGCCTTCATTGCCACGGCCTTCGCTCAAGACACGCCGGAGGCGGCAAGCACTCAGTGGCGCAACGTCGCCGACCAGATCAGGCCAAAGGTCCCGAAGCTTGCCAGTTTGATGGACAACGCTGAGCAAGACGTACTCGCCTACATGACCTTTCCCAAGCAGCATTGGGCCAAACTTCACTCGACCAACCCGATTGAGCGATTGAACGGCGAGATCAAGCGGCGGACAGAGGTCGTCGGCATCTTCCCCAACGACGACGCCATCGTGCGCCTGGTCGGTGCGCTGCTGCTCGAACAGAATGATGAATGGGCCGTCCAGCGATCTCGCTATATGACCCTTGAGACAATCGCTACGATGAGCGATGATCCACTCATCAGCCTGCCAGCAGCAAGCTGA